From the Butyrivibrio fibrisolvens genome, one window contains:
- a CDS encoding TetR/AcrR family transcriptional regulator — protein MSTKEKEETRAKIMAAAKEEFSEYGFEKASLRRICSKAGCTTGAIYFFFKDKDELFCEIVNHVLIPVQTAVAEHILEDKENSSHILVESDFEHEIALADKLVDILYSHREEAMILLTKSAGSSLEKAPDMIIAELEKEYGELATVYARQEGKKVDEYMVHWLSHLHVEAYIHLVTHEEDVKAAKKRTRKIMLFLVRGWLDCILM, from the coding sequence ATGTCTACAAAAGAAAAGGAAGAAACCAGAGCCAAGATCATGGCTGCAGCAAAAGAAGAGTTTTCAGAATATGGTTTTGAGAAAGCATCTTTAAGAAGAATATGCTCAAAAGCCGGATGTACTACGGGCGCAATTTATTTTTTCTTCAAAGATAAAGATGAACTTTTTTGCGAAATAGTAAATCATGTGCTGATTCCGGTACAAACTGCCGTTGCAGAACATATTTTGGAGGACAAAGAAAATAGTAGCCATATCTTGGTAGAGTCTGATTTTGAACATGAAATTGCCTTGGCAGATAAGCTTGTAGATATCTTATATTCTCACCGCGAAGAAGCAATGATACTGCTTACCAAATCTGCAGGCTCATCTTTGGAGAAGGCCCCGGATATGATCATTGCAGAACTTGAAAAAGAATATGGTGAGCTGGCAACAGTCTATGCAAGGCAAGAAGGCAAAAAGGTAGATGAATACATGGTACATTGGCTGTCACATCTACATGTGGAAGCCTATATACATCTTGTTACTCATGAGGAGGACGTTAAGGCTGCCAAGAAAAGAACCCGCAAGATCATGCTCTTTTTAGTCAGAGGGTGGCTGGACTGTATACTGATGTAA
- a CDS encoding ABC transporter ATP-binding protein encodes MNKVVNKVSLRNVSKIYNVGEKEYRALDHVDLDIEEGKLVVILGPSGAGKSTLLNLIGGMDTPSEGEVIVNGENITGYSENKLSDFRAKSVGFIFQFYNILPSLTVKENVELINEIVKDHLDAAEALEDVGLSEHMYKFPNQLSGGEQQRVSIARAIAKNPALLLCDEPTGALDSQTGVMILKILKKQTTKERGNNTVIIVTHNALIADIADVVIRVKNGRIKSVEKNLNPANIDEVQW; translated from the coding sequence GTGAATAAAGTAGTGAATAAAGTGTCTTTAAGAAATGTGTCAAAGATTTACAACGTGGGTGAGAAGGAGTATCGAGCTCTTGATCATGTTGATCTGGATATAGAAGAGGGCAAGCTTGTAGTAATACTTGGTCCTTCAGGTGCTGGTAAATCCACACTTCTTAACCTGATAGGCGGTATGGATACACCTTCTGAGGGGGAAGTAATCGTTAATGGTGAGAATATAACAGGGTATTCCGAGAACAAGCTAAGCGATTTTAGAGCTAAGTCTGTTGGATTTATATTCCAGTTCTATAACATTCTTCCATCTCTTACCGTAAAAGAGAACGTTGAGCTTATCAATGAAATTGTTAAAGATCATCTGGATGCTGCTGAAGCTCTTGAGGATGTGGGCTTATCAGAGCATATGTACAAGTTCCCCAATCAGCTTTCAGGCGGTGAACAGCAGCGCGTATCTATTGCAAGGGCTATAGCCAAGAATCCTGCGCTCCTTCTATGCGATGAGCCAACAGGAGCCCTTGATTCTCAAACAGGTGTGATGATCCTTAAGATATTAAAGAAGCAGACTACCAAAGAAAGAGGCAATAACACAGTTATTATCGTTACGCATAATGCTCTTATTGCTGATATCGCTGACGTTGTTATACGTGTCAAGAATGGCAGGATAAAGAGTGTTGAGAAGAACTTAAACCCGGCAAACATAGATGAGGTTCAATGGTAA